From Camarhynchus parvulus unplaced genomic scaffold, STF_HiC, whole genome shotgun sequence, the proteins below share one genomic window:
- the TRMT112 gene encoding multifunctional methyltransferase subunit TRM112-like protein: protein MKLLTHNLLSSHVPGLRPGGGFPLRIEAAEVRVRPVPFNAAFVSRLVPRLRWDALREAAESLGRPSELPPEPSPGYETDEEFLRRLHHVLLEVEVLEGSLQCPDSGRRFPISRGVPNLLLSEDEA, encoded by the exons ATGAAGCTGCTGACCCACAACCTGCTGAGCTCCCACGTGCCGGGGCTGCGGCCCGGGGGCGGATTCCCCCTGCGGATCGAG GCCGCCGAGGTTCGGGTCCGCCCGGTGCCGTTCAACGCCGCCTTCGTGTCCCGCTTGGTGCCGCGGCTGCGCTGGGACGCGCTGAGGGAGGCGGCGGAGAGC TTGGGGCGCCCCTCGGAGCTGCCCCCCGAGCCCAGCCCGGGCTACGAGACCGACGAGGAATTCCTGCGGCGCCTCCACCACGTCCTGCTCGAG GTGGAGGTGCTCGAGGGGTCCCTGCAGTGCCCGGACTCGGGGCGGCGCTTCCCCATCTCCAGGGGGGTCCCCAATCTGCTCCTGAGCGAGGACGAGGCCTGA
- the LOC115916409 gene encoding non-structural maintenance of chromosomes element 3 homolog isoform X2, translating into MSQRKRSKGLGCSQMTDGEVDCIPTQVERHSQDQVNELVQFLLVKDQKKIPIKRTDILKNVIWEYKNAYSEIVKKADKILQEVFGLQLVEIDSKRHIYILVNKLLHAEGQHLCRGKEKEKMGLLLVILSFIFMKGNSVKDSTLWEFLHLLRVYPGRQHSVFGDVRKLVTEEFVRQKYLEATPIPLTEPPEFKFQWGPRAEKETSKKDVLNFVAKMQGKEPAFWASQYSEANQGTA; encoded by the exons atgtCGCAGCGGAAGCGCAGCAAAGGGCTCGGCTGCTCTCAG ATGACCGACGGCGAGGTTGATTGCATCCCGACCCAGGTGGAGCGGCACTCCCAGGACCAG GTGAACGAGCTGGTGCAGTTCCTGCTTGTGAAGgaccagaaaaaaattcctatcAAGAGGACAG ACATACTGAAGAACGTAATCTGGGAATACAAAAATGCCTATTCAGAAATTGTCAAAAAAGCTGACAAGATCCTGCAAGAG GTATTCGGGCTGCAGCTGGTGGAGATCGACAGCAAACGCCACATTTATATCCTCGTTAATAAACTGCTCCATGCTGAGGGCCAGCACCTGTGCAG GggcaaggagaaggagaagatggGGCTCCTCTTGGTCATCCTCAGCTTCATCTTCATGAAGGGCAACTCGGTCAAAGACA GCACTTTGTGGGAGTTCCTGCACTTGCTCCGCGTGTACCCGGG GAGGCAGCACAGCGTCTTTGGGGACGTCAGGAAGCTGGTGACGGAGGAGTTTGTGAGGCAGAA GTACCTGGAGGCCACCCCCATCCCCCTGACGGAGCCCCCGGAGTTCAAATTCCAGTGGGGACCACGGGCGGAAAAGGAAACCTCCAAGAAGGACGTGCTGAACTTTGTGGCCAAG ATGCAGGGCAAGGAGCCCGCATTTTGGGCCAGCCAGTACAGCGAGGCCAACCAAGGCACAGCCTGA
- the LOC115916409 gene encoding non-structural maintenance of chromosomes element 3 homolog isoform X1 gives MSQRKRSKGLGCSQMTDGEVDCIPTQVERHSQDQVNQKVNELVQFLLVKDQKKIPIKRTDILKNVIWEYKNAYSEIVKKADKILQEVFGLQLVEIDSKRHIYILVNKLLHAEGQHLCRGKEKEKMGLLLVILSFIFMKGNSVKDSTLWEFLHLLRVYPGRQHSVFGDVRKLVTEEFVRQKYLEATPIPLTEPPEFKFQWGPRAEKETSKKDVLNFVAKMQGKEPAFWASQYSEANQGTA, from the exons atgtCGCAGCGGAAGCGCAGCAAAGGGCTCGGCTGCTCTCAG ATGACCGACGGCGAGGTTGATTGCATCCCGACCCAGGTGGAGCGGCACTCCCAGGACCAGGTGAACCAGAAG GTGAACGAGCTGGTGCAGTTCCTGCTTGTGAAGgaccagaaaaaaattcctatcAAGAGGACAG ACATACTGAAGAACGTAATCTGGGAATACAAAAATGCCTATTCAGAAATTGTCAAAAAAGCTGACAAGATCCTGCAAGAG GTATTCGGGCTGCAGCTGGTGGAGATCGACAGCAAACGCCACATTTATATCCTCGTTAATAAACTGCTCCATGCTGAGGGCCAGCACCTGTGCAG GggcaaggagaaggagaagatggGGCTCCTCTTGGTCATCCTCAGCTTCATCTTCATGAAGGGCAACTCGGTCAAAGACA GCACTTTGTGGGAGTTCCTGCACTTGCTCCGCGTGTACCCGGG GAGGCAGCACAGCGTCTTTGGGGACGTCAGGAAGCTGGTGACGGAGGAGTTTGTGAGGCAGAA GTACCTGGAGGCCACCCCCATCCCCCTGACGGAGCCCCCGGAGTTCAAATTCCAGTGGGGACCACGGGCGGAAAAGGAAACCTCCAAGAAGGACGTGCTGAACTTTGTGGCCAAG ATGCAGGGCAAGGAGCCCGCATTTTGGGCCAGCCAGTACAGCGAGGCCAACCAAGGCACAGCCTGA